In Lolium rigidum isolate FL_2022 chromosome 7, APGP_CSIRO_Lrig_0.1, whole genome shotgun sequence, the DNA window CAATTATGAAACTGGGATTATGATTACTGTACTGCAGATCCTCTGATGCATGCACAAATTTGCAGGTGTTGACATAAGCATGAATACTCATCTGAAGACTGTAAAGCTTACGTTGAAAGGGAAGAACCATGTAACCCTTGATCATATCAGTGTGAGAGGAAACAACATTCGGTATTACATCCTCCCTGACAGCTTAAACCTGGAAACGTTGCTGGTTGAGGATACACCCAGGGTCAAGGCTAAGAAGCCAACTACAGGTATGGTTTCTTTCCACAGTAGTTTATGAGGTTAGTTTCCACAAGAACTGTAAACTGACTAGCCTACCTTCTTTTGAATTCAGGGAAGCCTATGGGCCGTGGTCGTGGACGCGGCCGTGGGCGTGGTCGGGGCCGTGGGCGCTGAGCTCTATGCTCCGTCCCTACTTTGGAAGCTCGTGCAGTGCAAGTCCCTACGATGTAACCTGCTGCCTTCTCTGCGAGCTATGTCGAGGAATGTTTCTGTTCTGTTAGAAGATACCAATGGAAGTAGGTTTTGATGTGGAACCATCTCAGACTGTTTGTCCCAAGTTCTTGTTCGTAATTATTGCGTAATGCCTTTTCTTGGGGATTTTACTTGCAGGACTCCAGACTTCTGAAATCCTAAGTGGCACGCTTGTGTTGTTACTTGTTAACCCTGGGATTGTTGCCCATGTGATTTGCCTAGCAGTAAGTTGTGTTGAATTCAAGCTGTCCCTTTGTGTTCTGTAGCAATGTTTGGAATTAAAACTGGGATCGGAATTGCAGATCACGGATTCAGTATAATCACCTACATATCTACAATTCTCTTCCCTATGTTGACATGTTGTGATGTTAGTCTTTACTGATCTTCTGTGCTTGGATTATCTTGAAGAGCAGCCTTGTGTGGAATCATCTTAGTGTGAAGTGTCATTTAGTTGGTTGCAGTGATCGTCTTCATATAATTTGACACAGAGATCATTGCATGTTCTTGTAACAGAGCAGTCAGTTTTTCTGAAATCCAAATAGTTTGTGATATGGTTGGATCAAACTTTCCTCTTTCCCTATTGACATCTTGCATATAGTTTTCTTTTTAGCAAAATCTTGCATTCAGCTGAGTTAGTATTTACGGGAAAATTAAAAAATCTGCATGTTACCAAATTTTAGAAGTCCACATTTCAGCACAACCGTAAACGTAACTGTGACCTGGGCCGTGATGCTACTTTTCTTTCGGTGCCGTCCAGAATCATGCAATGAGCATTGCATTGGAGTTGATCTGTTTGGCTGACGAGACAGGTTAGGTCCATGGTGTTGTCACGCTTTGGGACATAACGATTCcattcggctgtggtggcgcgccacCTTGCTTCCGACCAGCCACGTGAGCTACCACTGTCAACGTTCATTCAGGATCAGGACGAAGTAAAACTGACTAATTCCcatattagggcatgtacaatggtctaGATAGATGGTGTCTGTAATAACACTCCATATCATATATAGACAGCAGTATAGACAGTGTCTACATGGTCTGTCTGTAAGCTATCTATTTTTAGGCAAAACCATATGTGAGTATAAgttatagacacccttcatacaacaacaaaaatgttgtctataagggcatgtacaaaggCATCTAATCAGCTGTCTGTAAGGTTGGACACGTAGGATCATTTCCTAGGTGGAGGATAGAGAATAAGGAGACGGAGTTAGTCTGTCTGTAAAATTAACGACGGTCTAATCCCACGAAAATCGCTGCTTAGCGATGGCTGCTCTCCCGTTGTATGATGGACGTAGTCTAGAACTGGCAGTTCGTTTGCCCCACGCCCCCACTTGCCTACTCCTAGTTTTAAGGCTTCTAACGACAAGTTACAGACCGTCCATTGTAAAAGACGTCTGTAATACAGTCTAGATGTGACATGGCATTAGATTACAGACACCACTTATCTAAacgattgtacatgccctaagccgTCTGTAAGAAGACTACAGATTGTTTGTAACTTTACAGacagcctccctctctctcctcattctctttcctccacatcatcaaaatcacctataactaccccttacagacagctgagtcatcacca includes these proteins:
- the LOC124674468 gene encoding small nuclear ribonucleoprotein SmD1a-like, with the translated sequence MKLVRFLMKLNNETVTIELKNGTTVHGTITGVDISMNTHLKTVKLTLKGKNHVTLDHISVRGNNIRYYILPDSLNLETLLVEDTPRVKAKKPTTGKPMGRGRGRGRGRGRGRGR